TTTGGAATATGGAGAAAACATGAAAGCAAATAAACCCCCGGCATACATAGGTCCCCTGAGGCAAACAAAGAAATTagtttgagatttttttttgttttacaaaccTGGCTCAGTGGTCTGGAGCCCATTATGGCTGGGGTGAAAATGACACGACACATTTATCATTGTCTGTTCTTATCATTCGGGAAAGCGCAAGGCTCAGGCTCAGATGAGACGGATAACGTGTGCCAAATCCAATACCGGGATAGCTATAGTATTGCTTACATCTgatgaattaccaattatttaAGCTGTAACTCCACAATAACAGTGCTCTATAAATTGACACTCAAATAATTCTCTCCAAGATGGATGAAGGAAGGTCTGTTGATTTGATGGCACTGCAGTCCAATGAAAAATGTGCCAGCCTTGATCTGTGTTCAGGATCAATCTGACAGCTATTTACTAAGGTGCAGCCGACCACATCCAAACAGCAAACAGTGAAATGAGCATCACAGCACCTGTGACCGTGGACCCCTCATTGCTGGCCATAAAACGCTGTTATTTTTATCTAATTACATTACTGCCACCTAGTGGTAACCACAGAATGCAGAAGGACAAACTAAATACGCACATactgtacaggtccttctcaaaaaattagcatattgtgatgaagttcattattttccataatgtaatgataaaaattaaactttcatatattttagattcattgcacaccaactgaaatattccaggtcttttattgttttaatactgatgattttggcatacagctcatgaaaaccccaaattcccatctcaaaaaattagcattggTTTACAGTCCAATGCCTAATTCTTCAGAATCAGTCTGAAGGAgcaattattaaaatcttatttattaattttgattaataataaattataagccattaaaaatatattaataatgacACTAATATTGAGTTTCACATCAAAATATGAGTCTGTTTTATTAGTTTAATCTGTAAATATTTCATTACATtaataatggtccagatcaaTATGAACATTAAAGTACTATgaagttatttaatttaaaatgctgCTCAATTAGTAATGTTCATTTTTCTTATGCTCTTCCCAATCAATGTATCCGCCTGCATAATGCCGTGCCCTGCAAAAAGAGAGAAAACCTCTAATAACAGGGAATATTTAATGAATTGGATTATACACATTATGTATTCTAGGCTCATAATgagatcagtgtgtgtgtgtgtgtgtgtgtgtgtgtgtgtgtgtgtgtgtgtgtgtggttttttgtgttgtgtgtgttgtgtgtgtgtgtttgtagtaGGTTAGGCCTACTTAGAGAATCCCAGACGATGCGCAATTTCAAGAGCAGACAAACTCCTTTTCCCACTTCGGCAATGGAAAACTATGTTATCATCTTCCTTTTGGGGGGCTTTCACCGTAAAGTGCAGTTGAAATTGTTGTGGGGGGAGCTTCAGTGACTCCTCAAGCTGTCCCACTTAGAGACAGTAAAACCGAGAGTTAGTGTGTACACTGGAAAACAGAAACATTCTATACACTTCAGTAATGCCTTACATGGAATGTTGATCGAATCAGGAATCCGGCCAGCCTGGAATTCATCTGGATTCCTGACGTCAAATAGCTGAACGCTGTGATTGGCCAGCATAGCTTTGAG
This DNA window, taken from Pseudorasbora parva isolate DD20220531a chromosome 24, ASM2467924v1, whole genome shotgun sequence, encodes the following:
- the si:ch211-161h7.8 gene encoding thiosulfate:glutathione sulfurtransferase isoform X2 — encoded protein: MSVSVVTYKQLKAMLANHSVQLFDVRNPDEFQAGRIPDSINIPLGQLEESLKLPPQQFQLHFTVKAPQKEDDNIVFHCRSGKRSLSALEIAHRLGFSKARHYAGGYIDWEEHKKNEHY
- the si:ch211-161h7.8 gene encoding thiosulfate:glutathione sulfurtransferase isoform X1 produces the protein MISFQVVRRMCLFAVTKPVSHGRVISACGIKTSTLNHKDAQPDPVSVVTYKQLKAMLANHSVQLFDVRNPDEFQAGRIPDSINIPLGQLEESLKLPPQQFQLHFTVKAPQKEDDNIVFHCRSGKRSLSALEIAHRLGFSKARHYAGGYIDWEEHKKNEHY